The genomic region CCATAGATTTGCCAGGTTTCATACAGGATTTCCCTGTCCCCATCAGCCAGATCCCCTCCGTCCATGTATATTACAGGAATCCCGGTTTTTGTCTGATAATCTTGCTTGCAATGTGTTTTTCAAGTTTCTCTATGTGCCTTGCATCATTGCTGAAAACCAGGGAAAAGATGATGGGAATAGGCCAGATGATAACTATGCCATTGTTTTTTGGTAGCAATGCAATCTATCCCATAACCCTGATGCCACCATGGCTTCAGTCTGTGTCTAAACTTAATCCTTTAACCTATGTGGTTGATGCACTTAGAGCCCTTCTTCTGACCGGAGATTATTCAAATATTCCTGATGACATAGCATTTCTGTCTGTAATCACTTTCGTTCTTGTAATCCTTGCTTCAATTTCCATTAGCAGATTGCTTGAATAAGTTATAGGAAAGTTACTTTTGCAAATAAGCAAGTTTTTTGCTTAAATTTTCACCTAATTCGTTTTCCTTTCAGTATAAGATAAATAAATGCAGGTGCTCCCAAAAAAGATGTAAGAACAGCAACCGGAAGCTGATATGGCTGTATTATGACTCTGGCTATGGTGTCAGCGCTAAGCAGTAGTAGTGAGCCAGCTACGATACTGCCTGTTAAAAGAAATCTGTGGTCGTCACCAATAAGCCGCCGTGCCATGTGAGGACAAATTAGTCCCACAAAACCGATGACTCCAAGGAATGCCACGGTTGTGGCTGTTACAAGGGAAGCACACATCATCCCCCTGATTCTTACTTTATCCACGTCCACTCCAAGGCCTTTTGCAGTATCATCGCCTGCATCGATGGCATTGTATTTCCAGCGGTTCAATGCAAAATATATGCTTGCTACAATAACAACAGCAGAAATAAGTCCAAGTTCACTCCAGCTTGCTCTTGCTGTGTCCCCAAAGGCCCAGAACACTATAGATGATAGCTGAGTTTCATCCGCAAAGTACTGAAGGAACATTGTTCCTGCTGAAAAAAGAGAGCCCATTGCCACTCCTACGAGTATCATTGTTTCAGAGGTATTTCCTCTTAATTTTGCAAACATGAGGATGACAAAAGTAACAAGCATCGCAGATGAGAATGCAGCGATAGTTGTTATGTAGGGGTTATTTATGATTATATCACTACTGCTGGTGCTTCCTGTGCCCAGGAGCATAATAGAAAATGCTGCTCCAAAGGCGGAAGCGTTTGAAATACCTAATGTGAAAGGGGAACCAAGAGGATTACGTAGAATAGATTGCATAACCACTCCGGTAATAGCCAATCCGGCACCTGCTACAATAGCTGTGAGTATTTGAGGAAGGCGTATGTTCCAGACTATACTGTCAAAGGTGGTTGAAACCGTATAACCTGTAAGCGTCCTTACTACATCTGTAACTGGAATAGCTACAGTTCCCGTTGCTATTGAAATTACTGCAATTGCCATGACAAGCGCAATCCCTGCTATTATGCAGGTTGCTTTCCTGCCGGTGTGCTCTTTGTATTGACTGGCTATGTCCCCTTGCACATAGTTCATTTTCTCACCACTATCTATCTATCTATTCAAATTCCATGCTTGCGTATGCAGGTGTATCGGAAATGGTCAGCATAGTC from Methanolobus tindarius DSM 2278 harbors:
- a CDS encoding FecCD family ABC transporter permease, with the translated sequence MNYVQGDIASQYKEHTGRKATCIIAGIALVMAIAVISIATGTVAIPVTDVVRTLTGYTVSTTFDSIVWNIRLPQILTAIVAGAGLAITGVVMQSILRNPLGSPFTLGISNASAFGAAFSIMLLGTGSTSSSDIIINNPYITTIAAFSSAMLVTFVILMFAKLRGNTSETMILVGVAMGSLFSAGTMFLQYFADETQLSSIVFWAFGDTARASWSELGLISAVVIVASIYFALNRWKYNAIDAGDDTAKGLGVDVDKVRIRGMMCASLVTATTVAFLGVIGFVGLICPHMARRLIGDDHRFLLTGSIVAGSLLLLSADTIARVIIQPYQLPVAVLTSFLGAPAFIYLILKGKRIR
- a CDS encoding ABC transporter permease — protein: MPGFIQDFPVPISQIPSVHVYYRNPGFCLIILLAMCFSSFSMCLASLLKTREKMMGIGQMITMPLFFGSNAIYPITLMPPWLQSVSKLNPLTYVVDALRALLLTGDYSNIPDDIAFLSVITFVLVILASISISRLLE